In Andreesenia angusta, the following are encoded in one genomic region:
- a CDS encoding RelA/SpoT family protein, which yields MLENLINKITSYNPNGNIELVVEAYHFAEKAHEGQFRKSGESYFIHPFNVSMILADYSMDVSTICAGLLHDVIEDTEVTYDAMSKKFGVEITDLVDGVTKLKKLKFKTKQENQAENLRKMIIAMAKDVRVIIIKLADRLHNSRTLTHMSEAKRKEKAMETLEIYAPIAHRLGMSQMKAELEDISLRFIDPAGYYDLVEKVNKKRVEREKLIDDLMSKLGEKLDETEIEHEISGRPKHFYSIYKKMYYQNKSFEQIFDLTAIRVLVDNLKDCYGVLGIVHTMWKPIPGRFKDYIAMPKPNMYQSLHTTVIGPSGEPFEIQIRTWDMHRVAEYGIAAHWKYKEGVADEEHKSSGADFESKLTWIRQLMEWQNELKDPEEFMESLKIDFFNDEVFVFTPQGDVIDLPAGSTPIDFAYKVHSAVGNKCVGAKIDGRIAPLDYKLKNGNIVEILTSQGSAGPSRDWLKIVKSSQAKTKIRNWFKKEEKDENIVRGKDMLEKEVKHEGYRLTELLKEDWLKKVAEKLSFESIDDLYAAVGYGSVTLSQVLSKLKEMYREHHKDDPKKLEEKEKRVAPSPKKEQRQGAGVIVKGIENIKVKFSRCCNPVPGDEIIGYVTKGRGVSVHRRDCMNIAEIDEGERLIEVEWAETEKTSYKAEIQVKASDRTGLLTEITLLLAEAKLAVSSLNARTQKDNIVLINMTLEINNVDQLKRLMKKIKGLRGVMDVYRVTG from the coding sequence ATGCTAGAAAATCTGATAAACAAGATAACGAGCTATAATCCGAACGGAAATATAGAGTTGGTAGTGGAAGCCTATCACTTTGCGGAAAAAGCTCATGAAGGACAATTTAGAAAATCTGGGGAGAGCTATTTTATACACCCTTTCAACGTGTCCATGATACTCGCAGACTACAGCATGGACGTGTCTACCATATGCGCTGGACTGCTGCATGACGTGATAGAGGACACAGAAGTGACATACGACGCTATGAGCAAGAAGTTCGGAGTAGAGATAACGGATCTAGTGGACGGCGTTACAAAGCTTAAGAAACTGAAGTTCAAGACAAAGCAGGAAAATCAGGCTGAAAACCTCAGGAAAATGATAATAGCCATGGCAAAGGACGTAAGAGTCATAATAATAAAGTTGGCGGACAGGCTCCACAACTCCAGGACGCTTACACATATGTCTGAAGCCAAGCGAAAGGAAAAGGCGATGGAGACGCTTGAGATATACGCCCCTATAGCTCACAGACTCGGAATGTCTCAGATGAAGGCGGAACTAGAGGATATATCTCTCAGGTTTATAGACCCGGCCGGCTACTACGACCTTGTGGAGAAGGTCAACAAAAAGAGGGTTGAGCGTGAGAAGCTCATAGATGACTTGATGAGCAAGCTTGGGGAAAAGCTGGACGAAACAGAAATAGAGCACGAGATAAGCGGGAGGCCCAAGCATTTCTACAGCATATACAAGAAGATGTACTATCAGAACAAGAGCTTTGAACAGATATTCGACCTCACAGCCATAAGGGTGCTGGTAGACAATCTAAAGGACTGCTACGGAGTGCTGGGGATAGTGCACACTATGTGGAAGCCTATACCGGGAAGGTTTAAGGACTATATAGCCATGCCAAAGCCCAATATGTACCAGTCGCTCCATACAACTGTGATAGGGCCGAGCGGAGAGCCTTTCGAGATACAGATAAGGACATGGGATATGCACAGGGTTGCAGAGTATGGAATCGCGGCCCACTGGAAGTACAAAGAGGGAGTAGCTGACGAAGAGCACAAGAGCTCTGGGGCGGACTTCGAGAGCAAGCTGACTTGGATAAGGCAGCTTATGGAGTGGCAGAACGAACTGAAAGACCCAGAGGAGTTTATGGAGTCGCTCAAGATAGACTTCTTCAACGACGAGGTATTTGTATTCACGCCTCAAGGCGATGTGATAGACCTCCCGGCTGGATCCACGCCTATAGATTTTGCATACAAAGTCCACTCGGCGGTGGGGAATAAATGTGTAGGGGCAAAGATAGACGGCAGGATAGCTCCGCTTGACTACAAGCTCAAGAATGGAAACATAGTTGAGATACTCACTTCCCAGGGTAGTGCAGGGCCAAGCAGAGACTGGCTGAAGATAGTGAAGAGCAGTCAGGCCAAGACCAAGATAAGAAACTGGTTCAAAAAAGAAGAAAAAGACGAGAACATAGTCAGAGGGAAGGACATGCTTGAAAAAGAGGTCAAGCATGAAGGCTACAGACTGACAGAGCTTTTGAAAGAAGACTGGCTGAAAAAAGTGGCTGAAAAGCTGAGCTTTGAATCTATAGACGACCTCTATGCGGCTGTAGGGTACGGAAGCGTGACACTTTCCCAGGTGCTCTCTAAGTTAAAAGAGATGTACAGGGAACATCATAAAGACGACCCTAAAAAACTGGAAGAGAAAGAGAAACGGGTTGCTCCGTCGCCTAAAAAAGAGCAGAGGCAAGGCGCTGGAGTGATTGTAAAGGGCATAGAGAATATAAAGGTGAAGTTCTCGAGATGTTGCAATCCAGTCCCGGGGGACGAGATAATCGGATATGTGACAAAGGGAAGAGGAGTTTCGGTACACAGAAGAGACTGCATGAATATAGCTGAAATCGACGAAGGTGAGAGGCTTATAGAAGTGGAGTGGGCGGAAACTGAAAAGACTTCCTACAAGGCTGAAATACAGGTCAAGGCTTCCGACAGGACGGGACTTTTGACCGAGATAACACTTCTGCTTGCAGAGGCGAAGCTGGCAGTGAGCTCGCTGAACGCTCGTACGCAGAAAGACAATATAGTGCTTATAAATATGACTCTGGAGATAAATAACGTAGACCAGCTCAAGCGCCTTATGAAGAAGATAAAGGGGCTGAGAGGAGTTATGGATGTGTACAGGGTCACAGGATAG
- the dtd gene encoding D-aminoacyl-tRNA deacylase, which produces MRAVVQRVKRSSVVVDGNTVGEIGGGLLVLLGVGREDTEEDLEYIYEKTLKLRIFEDENNKMNLSLLDIGGDIQVVSQFTLYGDARKGRRPSFSSSAAPDIAEGYYEKLIEKFRNTEGLGTVATGEFGADMKVELLNDGPVTIMLDSKRLF; this is translated from the coding sequence TTGAGAGCAGTAGTGCAGAGAGTCAAGAGGTCTTCGGTAGTAGTAGATGGAAACACGGTAGGTGAAATAGGCGGAGGACTGCTGGTGCTTTTAGGTGTAGGCAGGGAGGATACAGAAGAGGACCTTGAGTATATATATGAGAAGACATTGAAGCTCAGGATCTTCGAGGACGAAAACAACAAGATGAACTTGTCTCTTCTAGACATTGGAGGGGACATACAGGTGGTTTCGCAGTTTACTCTCTACGGAGATGCTAGAAAGGGAAGAAGGCCTAGCTTTTCAAGTTCGGCAGCGCCTGACATAGCCGAAGGCTACTACGAAAAGTTGATAGAGAAGTTCAGAAACACAGAGGGACTGGGAACAGTTGCGACTGGCGAGTTTGGAGCAGATATGAAAGTAGAGCTCTTAAACGACGGCCCTGTGACTATAATGCTTGACAGCAAGAGGCTTTTTTAA
- a CDS encoding MBL fold metallo-hydrolase — translation MFLERKPLGVYGANCYIVACEDTREAAVVDPGGEPEEVEKILEEHGLKLSCILLTHGHGDHIAGVNALKEKYGVDVYVHSADAELLRSSEKNLSDMMPIEPVTVEGFTEVEDGEVLELGSLKLEVLHTPGHTRGCICIKVSDKLFTGDTLFKGSIGRTDLYGGGDDLVESVQRKLLTLDPETVVLPGHGAVTTLRDEIATNPFIRNLETF, via the coding sequence ATGTTTTTAGAGAGAAAGCCGCTAGGCGTATACGGAGCCAATTGCTATATAGTTGCATGTGAAGACACGAGAGAAGCAGCAGTGGTAGACCCAGGCGGAGAGCCGGAGGAAGTTGAAAAGATACTGGAAGAACATGGCTTGAAGCTGAGCTGCATACTGCTTACACATGGACATGGAGACCATATAGCAGGTGTAAATGCGCTGAAAGAGAAGTACGGAGTCGATGTCTACGTACACAGCGCGGACGCCGAGCTCTTGAGGAGCTCTGAGAAGAATCTGTCCGACATGATGCCAATAGAGCCTGTGACTGTAGAGGGCTTTACAGAAGTTGAAGACGGGGAGGTTTTAGAGCTTGGAAGCTTGAAGCTCGAGGTACTGCACACTCCGGGTCATACAAGGGGATGCATCTGCATAAAAGTCTCCGACAAGCTGTTTACCGGGGACACGCTTTTCAAAGGCTCTATAGGGAGGACGGACCTCTACGGTGGTGGAGACGACCTTGTGGAGTCTGTGCAGAGAAAGCTGCTGACACTTGACCCTGAGACTGTAGTTCTTCCGGGGCACGGCGCAGTTACAACGCTTAGAGACGAAATAGCCACAAATCCGTTTATAAGAAATCTGGAGACTTTTTAG
- the hemZ gene encoding coproporphyrinogen dehydrogenase HemZ, translating to MVYVRLVGHDFKYEVGELVKLFFFSEKIGFVEDHVEAEESCILIENSISGDGKLSETVIYLDGEVVSREVEDISSIDMLELDEKKQLKTGIKKSIYKAIAKLKSRKTPWGILTGIRPTKIIHSLTEKDRTVPEIKSLLAREYLVSDEKIALIDGIAETERQYIYPLDKDRYSIYISIPFCPTRCVYCSFPSNSLNGELQVPEVYVDRLIEEVRGTMPMLEGKRIHTVYIGGGTPTTLSPSQISRVMEEVYRYFGREEIAEFTVEAGRPDTITGEKLRVMKSYGVNRISINPQTMNRATLAAIGRSHSPKDIVDSFELAREIGFENINMDIIVGLPGEGEAEVAHTMDEIEKLKPENLTVHTMAVKRSSKLKEEIESYNLAEQMQIERMLEITRHSAGDMGMQPYYMYRQKQILGNFENIGYALPERECIYNIMMMEEKETIMAFGAGAISKVYYPYEDRFERVPNVKNLDDYIGRVAEMVERKKLFK from the coding sequence ATGGTATACGTGAGGCTTGTGGGTCATGACTTCAAGTACGAAGTAGGAGAGCTTGTAAAGCTCTTTTTCTTCAGTGAGAAGATAGGCTTTGTAGAAGACCATGTAGAGGCTGAAGAAAGCTGTATCTTGATTGAAAATTCTATTTCAGGCGATGGGAAACTGTCCGAAACAGTAATATACCTAGACGGAGAAGTCGTTTCAAGAGAAGTGGAAGATATATCGAGCATAGACATGCTTGAGCTGGATGAAAAAAAGCAGCTCAAGACGGGAATAAAGAAGAGCATCTACAAGGCTATTGCAAAGCTGAAAAGCAGGAAGACGCCTTGGGGGATACTCACCGGTATAAGGCCGACCAAGATAATCCACTCGTTGACTGAAAAAGACAGGACGGTGCCTGAGATAAAGTCGCTTCTGGCCAGAGAGTACCTTGTCTCGGACGAAAAGATAGCGCTTATAGACGGCATAGCCGAGACAGAGAGGCAGTATATATACCCTCTAGACAAGGACAGGTACAGCATCTACATAAGCATACCTTTCTGCCCGACTAGATGCGTTTACTGCTCTTTCCCGTCCAATTCCCTAAATGGGGAGCTCCAAGTGCCCGAAGTATATGTGGACAGGCTGATAGAGGAGGTAAGAGGAACTATGCCTATGCTTGAAGGCAAAAGAATACACACTGTCTACATTGGCGGTGGAACGCCTACGACGTTGTCGCCAAGTCAGATTTCAAGAGTTATGGAGGAAGTCTACAGATATTTCGGCAGAGAGGAAATAGCCGAGTTTACGGTCGAGGCCGGAAGGCCGGACACCATAACTGGCGAGAAGCTCAGAGTCATGAAATCCTACGGAGTAAACAGGATAAGCATAAATCCGCAGACCATGAACAGAGCTACCCTCGCTGCAATAGGGAGAAGCCACTCGCCTAAAGACATAGTCGATTCATTCGAGCTTGCAAGGGAGATTGGATTTGAAAATATAAATATGGACATAATAGTGGGGCTCCCTGGAGAAGGGGAGGCCGAAGTGGCGCACACCATGGATGAGATAGAGAAGCTGAAGCCGGAAAACCTCACAGTCCACACAATGGCTGTAAAGAGAAGCTCCAAGCTGAAAGAGGAAATAGAGTCCTACAATCTGGCGGAGCAGATGCAGATAGAGAGGATGCTTGAGATCACAAGACATTCGGCTGGAGACATGGGGATGCAGCCTTACTATATGTACAGGCAGAAGCAGATACTTGGAAACTTCGAGAATATAGGATACGCTCTGCCTGAAAGAGAGTGCATATACAATATAATGATGATGGAAGAAAAAGAGACTATAATGGCCTTTGGAGCCGGAGCTATTTCCAAAGTGTACTATCCTTATGAAGACAGGTTTGAGAGGGTGCCGAATGTGAAAAACCTGGACGACTATATAGGAAGAGTTGCGGAGATGGTGGAGAGAAAAAAGCTATTCAAGTAG